Proteins co-encoded in one Kutzneria chonburiensis genomic window:
- a CDS encoding DUF6531 domain-containing protein: MSKIHTNPDHLRRSGGKLSGFGGKLAEGGQKLETAGQRLVSHAGGDRSGIGSVVSKLFGRGVQVTGKVFSEGGRVVEGAGKRLHTTANLHEEADHNGANGFKKLHRGHEPGHLPKGTTAAKHPVGTTNAPGTRHRPKNLHATKTPEPERVCENDPIDVVSGDVVLAHVDLELPGVLPLVLRRTHISSYRAGRSFGPSWASTLDQRLEFDEQGAVFLAEDGMILAYPHPDEPVPPRLGPRWPLSRTETGFAIAQQGTGRTLHFAGSDEVAALVAITDRNGNRIDFDRDSTGNVTAVRHSGGYHLDVLSEDDRPIEVRMRLDGGNVTVVRYGHAEGRLTEIFNSSDRPLQLEYDHADRITRWIDRNGLWYRYSYDAQGRCVANEGSGGFLNGTFDYGDHSTVFTNALGATTTYGFDDNYKVVARTDALGNTTTQQWDSDRLVATTDPLGNTTRHTYDEAGNLIATTRPDGAQALAEYDEHGQVTTFVGPDGAVWRQEFDDRGNLVAETDPTGAVNRYAYNERGHRIAVTDATGATRRIETDAVGIPLAITDATGATTRYTRDAFGRASAITDPLGGVTRYSWTVEGTMLSRTRPDGATERWRHDPEGNAVEHVDPMGRITRTQITHFNLPAVESRADGSRLVFGYDPTLRLASVTNAKGLVWRYEYDAAGNLVRETDFNGRVLGYQYDAAGQLVGKANGAGQVTTLVRDTLGRIVERRSNDQVTTIEYDLVGQVSRARNADADLSYTRDALGRVLTESVNGRAVRSVYDPAGRRIRRTTPSGMDSVWRYDGNSRPTQLIAGTTSLSFGHDAVGNETTRTLGNGVVLDQAWDANRRLTAQALRSGDRVTRRGFHYRPDDNLVAVDDVTGNSQRYQVDVMGRVTDVAGANRREQYAYDADGELVSPDRAYSGTLALTAGDARYSHDAQGRVVVRQRKRLSRKPDTWRYHWDADDRLVAVVTPDGTRWSYLYDPLGRRIAKLRLAADNSVLERVDFVWDGAVIAEQTGSDGATTTWEFDPASFRPLTQTEQHGVDQRFYAIVTDIVGTPTELVDERGEIAWRQESTLWGQAIGTLAGRADTPLRFPGQYFDAETGLHYNYLRYYDPVSGRYASPDPLGLFGGPSPHGYVHNPTGWTDALGLTGSDDIEFLDPNDINFSQRSITENDYSDAMRAGQWDWNRSPVHVMEIDGQLVSYDNRRLDAAREAGVPVGVVRVRPDDPHPESTTGKTWADKFQERFTDPRNRLDGRPVPNTGLSERPTAMPPGSCGGGRRRRRRR, encoded by the coding sequence GTGAGCAAGATCCATACGAATCCTGATCACCTGCGCCGGTCCGGCGGCAAGCTCAGCGGGTTCGGCGGCAAGCTGGCCGAGGGCGGCCAGAAACTGGAGACCGCCGGCCAGCGCCTCGTCTCCCACGCCGGCGGCGACCGCTCCGGCATCGGCTCGGTGGTCTCCAAGCTGTTCGGGCGCGGCGTGCAGGTCACCGGCAAGGTGTTCAGCGAGGGCGGCCGGGTCGTCGAGGGCGCCGGCAAGCGGCTGCACACCACGGCCAACCTCCACGAGGAAGCCGATCATAACGGCGCCAACGGGTTCAAGAAGCTGCATCGGGGCCATGAACCGGGTCATCTGCCCAAGGGCACGACGGCCGCGAAGCACCCGGTCGGCACGACGAACGCGCCGGGCACCCGGCATCGCCCCAAGAACCTGCACGCCACCAAGACGCCCGAACCGGAACGGGTCTGCGAGAACGACCCGATCGACGTGGTCAGCGGCGATGTCGTGCTGGCCCACGTCGACCTCGAACTGCCGGGTGTGCTGCCGCTGGTGCTGCGGCGCACGCACATCTCCAGCTACCGCGCCGGCCGGTCGTTCGGTCCGAGCTGGGCATCCACCCTGGACCAGCGGCTGGAGTTCGACGAGCAGGGCGCCGTCTTCCTGGCCGAGGACGGCATGATCCTGGCCTATCCCCACCCCGACGAGCCGGTGCCGCCAAGGCTGGGCCCGCGCTGGCCGTTGTCCCGCACCGAGACCGGCTTCGCGATCGCTCAGCAGGGCACCGGTCGCACGCTCCACTTCGCCGGCTCCGACGAGGTCGCCGCGCTGGTCGCGATCACCGACCGCAACGGCAACCGGATCGATTTCGACCGCGACAGCACGGGCAACGTCACCGCCGTACGGCATTCCGGCGGATACCACCTCGACGTGCTCAGCGAGGACGACCGGCCGATCGAAGTGCGGATGCGGTTGGACGGCGGCAACGTCACTGTCGTGCGGTACGGCCACGCCGAGGGCCGGCTCACCGAGATCTTCAACTCCTCGGACCGGCCGCTCCAGCTCGAGTACGACCACGCCGACCGCATCACGCGGTGGATCGACCGCAACGGCCTCTGGTATCGCTACTCGTACGACGCGCAGGGCCGGTGTGTCGCCAATGAGGGCTCCGGCGGCTTCCTCAACGGCACCTTCGACTACGGCGACCACAGCACCGTCTTCACCAACGCGCTCGGCGCCACCACGACGTACGGCTTCGACGACAACTACAAGGTCGTCGCCCGGACCGACGCGCTCGGCAACACCACCACGCAGCAGTGGGATTCCGACCGGTTGGTGGCGACGACCGATCCACTCGGCAACACCACCAGGCACACCTACGACGAGGCCGGCAACCTCATCGCCACCACCCGGCCGGACGGCGCGCAGGCGTTGGCCGAATACGACGAGCACGGCCAGGTGACCACGTTCGTCGGCCCGGACGGCGCGGTGTGGCGGCAGGAGTTCGACGACCGCGGCAACCTCGTGGCGGAGACCGATCCGACCGGCGCGGTCAACCGCTACGCGTACAACGAACGCGGACATCGGATTGCCGTCACCGACGCCACCGGGGCGACACGGCGTATCGAGACCGACGCCGTGGGGATCCCGCTCGCGATCACCGATGCCACCGGGGCAACGACGCGCTACACGCGTGACGCCTTCGGACGCGCGTCGGCGATCACCGATCCGCTCGGCGGCGTCACGCGCTATTCGTGGACCGTCGAGGGCACGATGCTCAGCCGGACCCGCCCGGACGGCGCGACCGAGCGGTGGCGTCACGACCCCGAGGGCAACGCGGTCGAGCACGTCGATCCGATGGGGCGGATCACCCGCACGCAGATCACCCACTTCAACCTGCCCGCGGTCGAGAGCCGCGCGGACGGCAGCCGTCTGGTGTTCGGCTACGACCCGACGCTGCGGCTGGCCTCCGTCACCAACGCCAAGGGCCTGGTGTGGCGCTACGAGTACGACGCGGCCGGAAACCTGGTGCGGGAGACGGACTTCAACGGTCGCGTGCTCGGGTACCAGTACGACGCCGCCGGGCAGCTGGTCGGCAAGGCCAACGGCGCCGGGCAGGTCACCACGCTGGTCCGCGACACGCTCGGCCGGATCGTCGAACGGCGCTCGAACGACCAGGTCACCACCATCGAGTACGACCTCGTCGGCCAGGTGAGCCGGGCCCGCAACGCCGACGCCGACCTGAGCTACACCCGTGACGCCCTTGGCCGGGTCCTCACCGAGTCGGTCAACGGTCGAGCCGTCCGCTCGGTGTACGACCCGGCGGGCCGCCGGATCCGCCGGACCACACCGTCCGGAATGGACAGTGTGTGGCGCTACGACGGCAACTCGCGGCCCACGCAGCTGATCGCCGGCACGACTTCGCTGTCTTTCGGCCACGATGCCGTCGGCAACGAGACCACCCGGACCCTGGGCAACGGCGTCGTCCTGGATCAGGCCTGGGACGCCAACCGCCGGCTGACCGCGCAGGCGCTGCGGTCCGGCGACCGCGTGACCCGTCGGGGCTTCCACTACCGACCGGACGACAATCTCGTCGCCGTCGACGACGTGACCGGGAATTCCCAGCGGTACCAGGTCGATGTCATGGGTCGCGTGACGGACGTGGCGGGCGCCAACCGGCGTGAGCAGTACGCCTACGACGCCGACGGCGAGCTCGTCTCGCCGGACCGAGCGTACAGCGGCACTCTCGCGCTCACCGCCGGCGACGCGCGGTACTCGCACGACGCGCAGGGGCGGGTCGTTGTGCGGCAACGCAAACGGCTGTCGCGCAAGCCCGATACCTGGCGCTACCACTGGGATGCCGACGACCGTCTCGTCGCCGTGGTGACGCCGGATGGCACGCGGTGGTCCTATCTGTACGACCCGCTGGGTCGCCGGATCGCCAAACTCCGCTTGGCTGCCGACAATTCGGTCCTCGAGCGGGTGGACTTCGTGTGGGACGGCGCCGTGATCGCCGAGCAGACCGGCTCCGACGGCGCCACCACGACGTGGGAATTCGACCCGGCCAGTTTCCGCCCGCTCACCCAGACCGAGCAGCACGGTGTCGACCAGCGGTTCTATGCCATCGTCACGGACATCGTCGGCACCCCGACCGAGTTGGTCGACGAGCGGGGCGAGATCGCCTGGCGGCAGGAGTCGACCCTGTGGGGCCAGGCCATCGGCACGCTGGCCGGCCGCGCCGACACGCCGCTGCGGTTCCCCGGGCAGTACTTCGACGCGGAAACCGGGCTGCACTACAACTACCTGCGCTACTACGACCCGGTGTCGGGCCGCTACGCCAGCCCCGACCCGCTCGGCCTGTTCGGCGGCCCGTCACCACACGGCTACGTGCACAACCCGACCGGGTGGACCGACGCGCTCGGCCTGACCGGCTCGGACGACATCGAGTTCCTGGATCCCAACGACATCAACTTCTCGCAGCGGTCGATCACCGAGAACGACTACAGCGACGCCATGCGGGCCGGGCAGTGGGACTGGAACCGGTCACCGGTGCACGTCATGGAGATCGACGGGCAACTGGTCAGCTACGACAACCGGCGGCTCGACGCGGCTCGGGAGGCCGGCGTCCCGGTCGGCGTGGTGCGGGTGCGGCCCGACGACCCGCATCCGGAGTCGACCACGGGCAAGACGTGGGCGGACAAGTTCCAGGAGCGGTTCACCGATCCGCGCAACCGGCTGGACGGACGACCGGTGCCGAACACCGGGCTCAGCGAGCGGCCGACCGCGATGCCACCGGGTTCCTGTGGCGGCGGCCGCCGGCGAAGGAGAAGGCGATGA